Proteins found in one Acipenser ruthenus chromosome 18, fAciRut3.2 maternal haplotype, whole genome shotgun sequence genomic segment:
- the LOC117404215 gene encoding NF-kappa-B inhibitor alpha, producing the protein MEGSVAFNDNQRDYFVDDLDLKHGKHMHCTEDRLDSGLDSMKEGEYQDILKDMEELKLAESQRECIQEPWKEQMTEDRDTLLHLAIIHEAKECVQQIIERSRNDPYLNFQNNQRQTPLHLAVITEQPLVVAALLQAGCDPRMPDQSGNTALHIACRQGSMSCFSVLVQSCSREHLTYILSCANYDGHSCLHLVSLHGYLHLVECLIQLGADVNVQEQCSGRTALHLAVDLQNPSLVNLLIEKGANVNSLTYGGFTPYHLTYGRQSAEIQQQLYKLTAPELRELPESDEEDETEEGSYSEDDDMYDDIQLVGC; encoded by the exons atggaaggATCTGTAGCTTTTAACGACAACCAAAGGGATTACTTTGTGGACGATCTGGATTTGAAACATGGAAAGCACATGCATTGCACGGAAGACAGGCTTGATAGTGGTTTGGATTCTATGAAAGAGGGGGAATATCAAGATATATTGAAGGATATGGAAGAATTGAAACTGGCGGAGTCACAAAGGGAATGCATTCAGGAACCCTGGAAAGAACAAATGACTGAGGATAGAGACAC GTTGCTCCATTTGGCGATTATCCACGAAGCAAAAGAATGTGTCCAGCAGATTATTGAAAGATCACGGAACGATCCATACCTGAACTTCCAAAATAACCAGAGACAG ACACCTCTTCACCTGGCAGTAATTACTGAACAGCCGTTGGTCGTGGCTGCCTTGCTGCAAGCTGGCTGTGACCCCAGGATGCCAGACCAGTCTGGTAACACCGCTCTCCACATTGCCTGCAGGCAGGGCTCCATGTCTTGCTTCAGTGTGCTTGTCCAGTCCTGCAGCAGAGAGCATCTCACCTACATCCTCAGCTGTGCCAATTACGATG GACACAGCTGTCTCCATCTGGTCTCACTCCATGGCTATCTCCACTTGGTGGAATGCCTCATTCAGCTGGGTGCAGATGTTAATGTTCAGGAGCAGTGCAGTGGCCGGACAGCTCTCCATTTGGCTGTGGACTTGCAGAACCCATCTCTGGTAAATCTTCTCATCGAGAAAGGGGCCAACGTGAACAGTTTGACCTATGGCGGCTTCACCCCATATCACCTGACCTATGGCAGACAGAGTGCAGAGATCCAGCAGCAGCTGTACAAACTGACTGCGCCAGAGTTGCGGGAGCTGCCCGAGAGCGATGAGGAGGACGAAACAGAGGAAGGGAGCTACTCTGAAGATGATGAT ATGTATGATGACATTCAGTTGGTTGGGTGTTAA
- the LOC117421996 gene encoding insulinoma-associated protein 1 — MPRGFLVKRKKRASSASYRMRTEDSGPLNVGHVPQTQEVQVIMCPNKLWSEIPSPGSIPESLKSVLVETGQPNLPESAENTMESVVTAELSQTKLCVPENGSPGRADASYSPIKPVGTELKKTFFERCLSSPVSAESFSITTSMSPMERLLMHRSHFTASEMKMDTPVHLYSPLHHAIKRSFANSTDRRGKPVAKKPKVMRKLNFEDEVTTSPVLGIKIKKESPEYKPVSNSGHRKPLGEFICQLCKEEYPDPFSLAQHKCSRIVRVEYRCPECDKVFSCPANLASHRRWHKPRPANNVENQGSKKQHQVIHPETAKPSVEGKENASNLLVHDQHHPSLDSSQCLIQHHQTTDATQKQEQQHQRSQESSPFLNQPFMSAESSVLFDQHPKTMDSSRIMGCTEPTDAAVPPRSPTSGVREEEFECSYCKKKFRRQAYFRKHLIAHEAVRSSSYNHIESEHITFPCHLCGAHFPSADIRDKHRLWHAVREGISVNPAKNSSPLGRPDIVQGEQQIFSCKHCPSTFFSSPGLTRHINKCHPTESRQVLLLQMAVGPGC, encoded by the coding sequence atgccgAGAGGATTTTTAGTCAAAAGGAAAAAGCGGGCTTCTTCTGCATCATACAGGATGCGGACTGAGGACAGCGGACCGCTAAATGTGGGTCACGTACCCCAGACTCAAGAAGTGCAGGTGATCATGTGCCCGAACAAACTATGGTCAGAAATACCGTCACCGGGAAGTATTCCAGAATCCCTGAAGAGTGTATTAGTGGAAACAGGACAACCAAATCTCCCAGAAAGCGCCGAGAACACGATGGAGAGTGTGGTCACTGCTGAGCTGTCCCAAACTAAACTCTGCGTACCAGAGAACGGTTCTCCTGGGAGGGCTGATGCCTCTTACAGTCCAATCAAGCCTGTTGGCACAGAACTGAAGAAGACATTCTTTGAAAGGTGTTTGAGCTCACCTGTGTCAGCAGAGTCTTTTTCCATAACCACCTCTATGTCTCCTATGGAAAGACTACTAATGCACCGCTCGCATTTCACAGCGTCAGAGATGAAAATGGACACGCCTGTTCACTTGTACTCACCTCTCCATCACGCTATTAAACGCTCATTCGCGAACTCTACAGATCGCAGGGGGAAACCAGTAGCCAAGAAACCAAAAGTAATGAGAAAACTCAATTTTGAAGACGAGGTTACCACCTCGCCAGTTCTtgggataaaaataaaaaaagaaagtcccGAATATAAACCTGTATCCAATTCGGGCCACAGGAAACCTTTAGGTGAGTTCATTTGTCAGCTCTGCAAAGAAGAATACCCCGACCCATTTTCATTAGCGCAGCACAAGTGCTCCCGCATTGTCAGGGTAGAGTATCGATGCCCCGAGTGTGATAAAGTTTTCAGTTGCCCAGCCAACCTAGCATCTCACCGTAGGTGGCACAAGCCCCGCCCTGCAAACAACGTAGAGAACCAGGGCAGCAAAAAGCAGCACCAGGTTATACATCCTGAGACAGCCAAACCGTCAGTAGAGGGTAAAGAAAACGCCAGCAATCTTTTAGTACACGATCAGCACCACCCATCGCTGGACAGCTCCCAGTGCTTAATTCAGCACCACCAGACAACAGACGCCACTCAAAAGCAAGAACAGCAGCATCAAAGATCTCAGGAAAGTTCCCCGTTTCTGAATCAGCCTTTTATGTCAGCGGAGAGTTCTGTTCTCTTTGATCAGCACCCAAAGACCATGGACAGCTCAAGGATCATGGGTTGCACGGAGCCAACAGATGCTGCAGTTCCGCCACGCTCGCCGACCTCAGGGGTTAGAGAAGAGGAATTCGAATGCTCTTACTGTAAGAAGAAATTTCGCAGACAGGCTTACTTTCGAAAACACCTGATCGCCCATGAAGCAGTCAGGTCGTCGTCTTACAACCATATAGAAAGTGAGCATATCACCTTTCCATGTCACCTATGCGGAGCCCATTTCCCCTCAGCAGATATTAGGGACAAGCACCGGCTGTGGCACGCTGTGAGAGAAGGGATCTCAGTAAATCCAGCGAAAAACAGCAGCCCACTGGGGAGACCAGACATCGTGCAAGGGGAGCAACAGATCTTTTCCTGCAAGCATTGTCCTTCCACCTTCTTCAGCTCTCCTGGACTGACGAGGCATATCAACAAGTGCCACCCGACTGAGAGTAGACAGGTGCTCTTACTGCAGATGGCTGTCGGGCCAGGTTGTTAA